In Ignisphaera sp., the genomic stretch TTTTTCCAGAGGCTATATGGTGTACTAGCAGAATTGCGGTTAATATTGCCATAAACTTGCGTATTAGTAGATTGCTATGGATCTTTAAACCCAGGGCTGAGGAAGGATCAGTTACATTAGATGTTATTCTGTGATTGACAGAGATTTTTGTGAAGCTATGAACACTTGGCTAAAAGCGGGTAAAGCATGTATCAGGCTCTGGATGCATACCAAGTACCCCAATAAGGATGCTAGACAAAGCAGAGGAATTAAAAATGGAGTGAAGCAAGCATCAAAAATATTTAAAAGTAATTAGATATATCGATCAGACTTGAAATCCCCGCCGAACGTGAGCCAATATTATGTTAACTAATAAGCGGCATCTAGATTGGTTGATAAGGTTTATCAGATTTAAGCTTTGGTGGCTTAGAGCAAGGCCTATAAATGATGAGTTGCTTGTTGAGCTCTCCAACAGAATAGCAATGAGAATAGGCACAAAGCCTTTTAAAAATATCAAAGAATCGGATGTACAATTCTATAATGCGCTTGTGTTTGGAATGTCATGCAGAACAGTTGTTGTGACTAGTGCTCTTCGCAGTCTCTCAATAGATTATATAGAGGCTGTATTGCTACATGAATATGCCCATTGTAAATTTAGACATAGCATAAAGATAGCATTCATTGCTATAGCATTACTCTCTATAGTTGTTGGTGCAACTATTTATATTCTGCAATTCATAGAATCAATAATAGATGTGGTATTGATAATAACAATGTTCATAGCTATGTATATCATTATTCAGATAATTCTAAGATATATAGCAAGAAGATACGAATTAGAGGCTGATCTCTTTGCAGTATCACATGCCTCTAATCCTTGCTCCTATCTAAAACTTCTCATGTTTCTTAGTCAAGGAGAGAAAAGTAAAAGAGGTGTTTCTTCAGAGCTTTTCTCCGCACACCCCCCAGCGATCACCAGGGTAGAAACTATTATAACAAGCTTCCCACAGCTAGTCAAATGCTTAGAGTAGTACGTGGTGGGCCCGGGGGGATTTGAACCCCCGACCTACGGGTCTCTCCTCAACGCTCCAGCCTCCTCTCATCCCATGCGGTCGACAGACCCATAGAGTCTAGCTGGAGCCCGCCGCTCTACCTAGCTGAGCTACGGGCCCTCCAAATTTCATCTAGGTAATAGTCGTTGCCTCCCAGCCTTTATATACTCTTCTGCTTATGCGTAAAGACCTCTCACCCAAATTTAGCATTGCATGCCAATAAATGAAAGCACATATGGACATGTCTACAACAATCAAATGCTTAGAAGCTCTAAAAGGATGAATACAATGAACTTTGGCGTACCTGTATCATTAACACTCTTATTGATCTCTTTATTTACATAGCACCACATTATCATTGTAGATTTGAAGAAAGGATTAAATAAAAACATTGATTATAGTACATTCATTTACCAAAGCTGTTGAAAATCAGGTAATTAGTCAATCAATTCGCGGTTCCAACACCTCCTTCGAAAACGTTATAAACTTATTGAAGGCTATATGTGCCAAGAATCCTGCGTCCAACTGTGGCTCACCACCTTTAAAAGCCTCTTCTTTATAGTGATATGCTAAAACTTCTCCCACAAAGAGTTCGTGATCTCCATATAGATGCTCACCAATTACCTTGCACTCAAGATTTGCTAAAGCATTTTCTATTATCGGGGTTCTTATCTTCGATGGATTGCCGAAAACTATCCTTGTTTTAGCGATTTTCGATGGGCCATGTTCGGATCCTGTTACCCAAACATCTTTTAGCATGTTCACATTTGGAACACTTACAACAAATTCTTTATACTTCTTCACAAGTTTGTAAGTGTATCTAGTTGGAGCAATAGAAACAGCGACTATAAAGGGTTTTGCTGATACTACTGTTACCCAATCTGCAGCCATAACATTTACCTCTTCGCCAAGCCTTCCCGAGACAATTAAATATGTTCTCAGTGGATACAATAATCTGTACATAGCCTCACCCCACAATAGTTAATCAGATGCAAATAAAAATGCTTATGAAGCATCTTTATC encodes the following:
- a CDS encoding M48 family metalloprotease, with the translated sequence MIRFIRFKLWWLRARPINDELLVELSNRIAMRIGTKPFKNIKESDVQFYNALVFGMSCRTVVVTSALRSLSIDYIEAVLLHEYAHCKFRHSIKIAFIAIALLSIVVGATIYILQFIESIIDVVLIITMFIAMYIIIQIILRYIARRYELEADLFAVSHASNPCSYLKLLMFLSQGEKSKRGVSSELFSAHPPAITRVETIITSFPQLVKCLE
- a CDS encoding flavin reductase family protein, which translates into the protein MYRLLYPLRTYLIVSGRLGEEVNVMAADWVTVVSAKPFIVAVSIAPTRYTYKLVKKYKEFVVSVPNVNMLKDVWVTGSEHGPSKIAKTRIVFGNPSKIRTPIIENALANLECKVIGEHLYGDHELFVGEVLAYHYKEEAFKGGEPQLDAGFLAHIAFNKFITFSKEVLEPRID